In a genomic window of Brettanomyces nanus chromosome 1, complete sequence:
- a CDS encoding uncharacterized protein (EggNog:ENOG41), which translates to MNDQLEPERSQDSGGSIKDKIPEENDGTEGMLLKDVTPKLEKMWFRYPYLLKLNILLLGGVLSQVVSGYDGSLLNGMQSLTVWQDYFDHPKSAKLGTITNGLTIGSLISIPVV; encoded by the coding sequence atgaacGATCAGTTAGAACCCGAACGCAGTCAGGATTCTGGCGGCTCAATTAAGGATAAGATTCCTGAAGAGAATGATGGTACTGAAGGCATGCTTTTGAAGGATGTCACACCTAAACTTGAAAAAATGTGGTTTCGCTATCCTTACTTGTTGAAGCTTAATATCTTACTTCTAGGTGGCGTGCTTTCACAGGTTGTTTCCGGTTACGATGGTTCTCTTCTTAATGGTATGCAATCGCTTACTGTTTGGCAGGATTATTTCGACCATCCAAAAAGTGCAAAATTGGGAACCATTACAAATGGTCTCACTATCGGTAGTCTTATTTCTATACCCGTCGTCTGA
- a CDS encoding uncharacterized protein (EggNog:ENOG41): MVSTGMFIGGRIIIGIGGCLSQTAASPLVAECSYPPHRPILTGLLLVSWNFGSFVAALVTWGPYNGSLRTNDWAWRLPSLIQMFFPTCQVVLAFFGPESPRWLVDKGREDEALTTLAKYHADGDIHSPLVEFEMAQIKAAIDIDKLNKTSSWMNWFSSKQMFHRFFICCAVPAMWQLSGNALVSYYLTLILDSIGLTSSVEQLKINLGLTVWTLFCGVVYATFVDEVPRRHVMFTGFSLSCLTFTIWTVLSALNEERDYKDKGLAAGVVTMIYLFNTFNTINVPIGVTYVMEVAPYAMRAKASTIYQFSGNITGLFNNYVNPIGLENISWRYYIVWPVWILVHIVVVYFFFPETYKMSLEEVDKVFVSKEEWQEKTNKENQIMQEVETAKKDVSAEHVE; the protein is encoded by the exons ATGGTTAG TACTGGAATGTTCATCGGTGGCAGAATTATTATTGGAATAGGAGGTTGTCTTTCTCAAACTGCTGCATCTCCTTTGGTTGCTGAGTGTTCGTATCCTCCTCACAGGCCTATCTTAACTGGTCTTTTGCTTGTCTCTTGGAATTTTGGCTCTTTCGTTGCAGCGTTAGTGACTTGGGGTCCATATAATGGTAGCCTTAGAACTAATGACTGGGCATGGAGACTACCATCTTTAATTCAGATGTTTTTCCCTACCTGCCAGGTGGTACTAGCATTCTTTGGTCCTGAATCTCCCCGTTGGTTGGTTGATAAGGGGAGAGAAGACGAAGCACTAACAACTCTAGCCAAATATCATGCTGATGGTGATATTCACTCTCCATTggtagaatttgaaatGGCCCAAATTAAAGCTGCTATCGATATTGACAAGTTGAATAAAACATCCTCTTGGATGAACTGGTTTTCCTCAAAGCAGATGTTTCAcagattcttcatttgttgTGCTGTTCCAGCAATGTGGCAGTTATCTGGTAATGCATTGGTCTCTTATTACTTGactttgattttggatTCTATCGGACTCACAAGTTCCGTTGAACAGCTAAAAATCAATTTGGGTCTTACAGTTTGGACATTGTTTTGCGGTGTTGTTTACGCCACATTTGTGGATGAAGTACCACGAAGACATGTTATGTTCACAGGTTTCTCTCTTTCATGCTTGACATTTACCATATGGACTGTGCTTTCAGCTCTTAACGAGGAAAGAGATTACAAGGATAAGGGTTTGGCTGCTGGAGTTGTTACTATGATCTATCTtttcaacaccttcaaTACAATTAACGTTCCTATAGGAGTGACTTATGTTATGGAGGTGGCACCTTATGCCATGAGAGCAAAAGCATCAACCATTTATCAGTTTAGCGGAAATATTACTGGTTTGTTCAACAACTATGTGAATCCTATCGGTCTTGAGAATATCTCGTGGAGATATTACATTGTTTGGCCAGTCTGGATTCTAGTCCATATAGTTGTTGTCTACTTCTTTTTCCCTGAAACCTACAAAATGTCCTTGGAGGAGGTTGATAAAGTGTTTGTTAGCAAAGAGGAATGGCAAGAAAAGACAAATAAGGAGAACCAAATCATGCAAGAGGTTGAAACTGCCAAGAAAGATGTGAGTGCTGAACATGTGGAGTAG